The DNA region GACCGACAGCACAGGCCTCGCGAGCCACCCGTACCGAGCCCACCCGTACCGAGCCACCCGAGGGGAACCCACCATGCCGTTCGACACAGCACGCCCGACGCTCGACGTCGCAGGCCTCCGGCAGCTCGTCACGGGACCTGTCCTCACCCCGGGCGACCCCGGGTACGACGCCGCCCGGCTCGTCCGCTACGGCGACCCCGACCGGCGACCGGCCGCCGTCGTCCAGGCGCAGGACACCCAGGACGTACGGCACGCCGTCGCCGCCGCCCGGGGTGCGGGGCTCGAGCTGGCCGTCCGGTCCGGCGGCCACAGCGCCGTGGGCCACGGGACGACGGACGGCGGGCTCGTCGTGGACCTCCGAGGGCTCACGGAGCTGTCGATCGACCCGGGCGACCGCACCGCGTGGGTCGGCGCCGGTGTCACAGCCGGGGCGTTCACCCTCGCGGCGGGCGAGCACGGCCTCGCGACCGGCTTCGGCGACACGGGCTCGGTCGGCATCACCGGCATCGTCCTGGGTGGCGGCGTCGGACTCCTCTCCCGCAGGCACGGTCTGACGATCGACTCGCTGCTCGCCGCCGAGGTCGTGACCGCCTCGGGCGACCTGGTGCTGGCCGATGCGGACTCCGACGCCGACCTCTTCTGGGCCCTGCGCGGCGGGGGTGGGAACCTCGGGGTGGTGACGCGGCTCAAGCTCCGGCTGCACGACGTCCGGGACTTCGTCGGTGGGATCCTCGTGCTGCCGGCCACGCCCGACGTGCTCGAAGGCTTCGTCGACCTCGCCGGGCGCGCACCCCGTGAGCTGACCACCATCGTCAACGTGATGCTCTGCCCCCCGATGCCGTTCGTCCCTGCGGAGGCGCACGGGCGGCCCGTCGTGCTGGCGATGATCGCGTGGGCCGGTGACGTCGACGAGGGCCAGCGGGTCATCGGGGAGCTGCGCGCCCTCGCCGAGCCGTTGGCGGACCTCGTGGGCCCCTCGCCGTACGCGGCGATGTTCGCCGACGAGGGCCACGGTGCCGACGGGCCGGCGCCCACCGCCGTCTCGCAGACGATGTTCGTCGACTCGATCGACGCGGCGACCGCCGAGCAGGCCGTGAGCTGGGTGGCCGGCTCGTCCGGTCCGAGCCGGGTCGTGCAGGTCAGAGTGCTCGGCGGCGCGGTCGGAGACGTGCCGTCCGATGCGACCGCGTACGCGCACCGCGACGCACCGATCATGGTCAATGTCGCGACGCTGTACGGCGCGGCGGCGCAGCGCGAGCCGGCGTGGCTCGAGATCACGCGGATGCGTGGGGTCCTGGACCAGGGACGCCCAGGCGTGTACGTGAACTTCCTCGGCGACGAGGGTCCGGACCGCGTCCGGGAGGCCTACCCGGGACGTACCTGGGACCGGCTCGTCGAGATCAAGCGGCGGTACGACCCGGAGAACGTCTTCCGGCTCAACCAGAACATCCCGCCGACGTGAGCAGGCCCGCTGAGAGCGGTTGCGGCTCGCGGGCGCCGCGGTAGGGCACCCGGGCGCCGGGCCAGCCGCCGGGACGGCTCGGCGGTAGGGTCCGAGACAGGCGGCCAGAGCTCCGGTCGACCTCGGGACCTTCGACTCCGCGCGTCGCCCGTCCGGGCGGACCGTGGGACCGGGGGCGACGCCACGGGACACGTCCCGGAGGAGGCGGCGGCATGACGGTCGATGGGGACCAGGGGCGACCTCGGCCCTCCGGTGCGCTCGACGCGCGGACCGTGGACCACACCGCTCGCGCCGGCCTGAGCACCGACGAGGCGCGGGCGCGTCTGGTCGCGGTCGGTCCCAACGAGCTGCCTCGCCCGTACCGGCCGTCAGCGGCGCGCCGGTTCGCCGCCCAGCTCGTGCACGCCTTCGCGCTGCTGCTCTGGGCCGCGGCCGCCCTGGGGTGGCTCGCCGGCCTGCCGCAGCTGTCGGTCGCGGTCGTCGCCGTGATCCTGGCCAACGCGGCGTTCTCGTTCGCCCAGGGCCGGCGGGCCGACCGTGCCGCGGAGCTGCTGAACTTCCTGCTGCCCACCTGGGTGTCCGTCCGCCGCGACGGCGTGCCTCGCCGGCTCGACGCGGTCGAGGTCGTCGTCGGGGACGTGCTCGTCCTCGAGGCGGGCGACCGGGTACCGGCGGACGCCCGGATCGTCGTCGCGGGCGCGTTGCTGGTCGACACCTCGACCCTCACCGGGGAGAGCCTGCCCACGTCGGTCGAGGCCGGCGGGATCGTGTTCGCCGGCACGTTCGTCGTCGAGGGGACGGCGGACGCCGTGGTGACCGCGACCGGGTCGCGCACCCGGCTGGCCGGTATCGCCCGCTCGACCAGCCTGGTCACCGACCATCCGACGCCGCTGACCCGTGAGCTGCATCGCGTCGTCCGCGGGATCGGCCTGATCGCGGTGGCCGTCGGGATCGCGTTCTTCGTCCTGTCCGCCGCCCTCGGGCAGCCGGTCGCCCGGGGGTTCGAGCTCGCACTCGGCGTCACCGTCGCCCTGGTCCCCGAGGCCCTGCTGCCCACCGTCACCCTCGCGCTGGCGTGGGGCGCGGAGCAGATGGCGCACCGCAACGTCCTGGTCCGCTCGCTCGATGCGGTCGAGACCCTCGGCAGCACGACGTTCGTCTGCACCGACAAGACGGGCACGCTGACCCGCAACGAGATGACGGTGGTCGAGGCCTGGACACCGGTGGGTTCCGCGCACATCAGCACCCCGGGCTACGACCCGCGGGCTGACCTGGTGCTGCCCCAGGTCGCCCGCGCCGCGCTCGAGCGGCTGGCCCAGTCCGGTGCGCGGTGCTCGCGGGGATACGCCGAGCTGCACGAGGGCTCCTGGCGCGCCCACGGCGACCCGATGGAGGCCGCGATCGACACGTTCGCGCGTCGGCTCGACCTGGACACCGACGGCCCACGGGCGCGCGCGTTCGCCGACGTCGCCTTCGCCTTCGATCCGCACCGGAGACGGATGTCGGTCGTCGCCGACGGAGAGGTCATCGCCAAGGGTGCCCCCGACACGGTGCTGCCGCTGTGCACCGGGGGTGCGGCCGAGCGCGCGGCGGTCGCGGCGGCAGCGGCCGAGCTCAGCGCCCGTGGACTGCGGGTGCTCGCCGTCGCGGGCCGGTCGGCCGGAGGAGTGCCGCCGACGGTCGCCGCCCAGGCCGAGCAGGGGCTCACCGTCTACGGGCTCCTGGGACTGCAGGACCCGCCACGCGAGGACGTCGCCGCCGCGCTCGACGCGTGCCGCCGGGCGGGGGTCGCCGTGGCGATGATCACCGGGGACCACCCCGCCACCGCAGCGGCCGTCGCGACCCAGGTCGGCCTCCGGCAGGCGGACGACCCGGTGCTCGTCGGTGCCGACCTGCCGGCCGACGACGCGGCGCTCGGCGCACTGCTCGACCACGACGGCGTCGTCGTGGCCCGGGTGTCACCGGAGGACAAGCTGCGGATCGCCCGCGCGCTGCGCGCCAGGGGGCACGTCGTGGCGATGACCGGTGACGGGGTCAACGACGGGCCGGCGCTGCGGGAGGCGGACATCGGGATCGCGATGGGCGCCTCGGGGACGGACGTCGCACGCGAGGCGGCCGACCTCGTGCTGCTCGACGACCACTTCGCCTCGGTCGTCGCCGGGATCGAGCTGGGCCGGGCGACCTTCGTCAACATCCGGCGGTTCCTCACCTACCACCTCAGCGACAACGTCGCCGAGCTCGCCCCGTTCGCCGTCTGGGGGCTCTCGGGCGGCAACATCCCGCTGGCCCTCGGCGTGCTGCAGATCCTCGCGCTCGACCTCGGCACGGACACGCTGTCCGCCGTCGCGCTGGGGGCCGAGCCCCCGGCGAAGCACCTGCTCGAACGACCGCCGGTCAGCGGTCGGCTGCTCGACCGCGGCGTCCTGCGTCGCGCCTTCGGGCTGCTCGGACCGACCGAGGCGATCGTCTCGATGCTGGCCTTCTTCGCGACGTTCCTCGCCGCGGGCTGGCGACCCGGCGAGGCATTTCCCGGTGGCGTGACCCTGGCGACCGCCTCCGGGTCGGCATTCATCGCCGTGGTCATCGGGCAGGCGGCGAACGGCTTCGCATGCCGCAGCGCCACCCAGGTGCCGGCCGCACTGGGTTGGACGACGAACCGGCTGCTCATCCCTGCGTCGGCGGCGGGGTTCACGTTCTCGCTCGTCGTGCTGCTCGTCCCGGCGTTCGCCGCGGTCCTCGGCCAGCGCCCGCCGGGGGTGGTGGGCTGGCTCGTCGCCGGGTTCGCCGGGGTCGCGGTGCTCGGCGTCGACGCAGCCGACAAGGCCTGGCGTCGGCGCCGCAGGTCACGAGGGCCGGTTCGGCCCGCACCCGGACGCGCCTGACGCGGCGTCGGACGAACTGGCCGTTGACATCTGAGCGATCTGCGTGCGAAAGTGGAAACAGTCGGTTGGAAACGTTTCCAATCGACCGACAGATCCGCACCTCAACGTCGAGGAAGGAGAGATCGTGACCGCACGTCGAGTGACGCTGCCGCAGGTGGCCGACCGGGCCGGCGTCTCCCTCGGCTCGGCGTCCCGTGCGCTGAACGGCAACGGTGCGAGCCCCGCGATGGTCGCGCGGGTGCGGGCTGCGGCCGAGGAGCTCGGCTACCAGCCGGACGCGACCGGTCGGTCCCTCCGGCTGCGCCGCACGTTCCAGATCGCCTTCGCGGTCGCCGACATCGGCAACCCGGTCTACGTCGAGATGCTGACCGCGATCCAGGAGGTCGTCGCCGACCATGGGTACCGGCTGCTCGTCGCCACCACCGGCAGCACGACGGACTCGACGATCGCCCTGGTCAAGGGGCTGTCGACCGGCCTCGTCGATGGTCTGGTGATCAGCCCGCTCCGCGTGAACGACGCGCTGGTCGACGCGCTCCGGAACGCCGCGATGCCGGTGGTGGTGATCGGGCGCTCCCTGGACGGCGAGAGCTTCGACTCGGTCTCGACCGACTCGGCCCGCGGCATCGGTCAGGCTGTCGCGCATGTGCTGCAGCTGGGCCGCCGCCGCATCGGGTTCCTCAACGGCCCGCTCGACACGACTCCCGGTGACGCCCGCCAGCGCGGGTTCGACACCGCGGTCCGCCGTGAGGACTTCGCGGCGGACGTCGTCGACGCCCATGTGGCGCAGGACTTCACGGTCGCTGCAGGCCTGGCCGGCGCTCGCGAGCTGCTGGGCCGCCATCTGACGGACGGCACGCCGCTCGACGCGATCGTCGCGGCCAACGACCTGCTTGCCATCGGTGCGATCAAGGCCGCCCGTGAGCTCGGCCTGCGCGTCCCGCAGGACGTGGCGATCACCGGGATGGACGACACCGAGATCGGTCGGGTGTTCCAGCCGAGCCTGAGCAGTGTGTCGCTGCGGTCGAGCGAACGCGGCCGTGCGGCGGCCGAGCTGCTCCTCGGTCGCCTCGAGGAGCCCGGTCGCCCGTCGCGCCGGGCGTTCGTCGAACCGACCCTGATGGCCCGGGAGTCGACCCTCGAACCCGAGGGGGTCACGGCGTGACGGCGTCCGGTCGCACCACCCGCGCGCCGGGTCGGACCTCCCCGGTGGGGTCCGGGAGCACCCCGAGCAACCCCGGGCGGCGGATCGGCGGGATCGGTCGCGCCAAGCGCCGTGAGGCGATCGGCCTCGTGGTCCCCTCGCTCCTGCCGGTGCTCATGCTCAGTGTCGCGCCGCTGCTCGTCGGCGTGCTGCTGGCGTTCACCGACGCACGTCTGGTCCGGCGACCGGAGTACCAGCTCGTCGGGGTGGACAACTTCACCAGGCTCCTGGACAACGGGTTCTTCTGGGAGTCCTTCCGCATCGGCATGGTGTGGGCGGTCTCGGTCACAGGTCTGCAGCTCCTCGCCGGCATGGGTCTGGCCCTCCTGCTCCACTCGGAGCTGCGGTTCCAGGGGCTCACCCGCGTCCTGGCCCTGATCCCGTGGGCGATGCCGCCGGTGGTCGTGGCGATCATGTGGCGGATGATCTACTCGCCCAACGCCGGACCCCTGAACGCCGCCCTCGGCGCCGTCGGCCTGCCGGACGACATCAACTGGCTGGCGGACTTCTCCACCGCTCTGCCTGCCGTCGTCCTCGTCGGCGTCTGGGTCGGCATGCCGCAGACGACGGTCACCCTCCTGGCCGGGCTGCAGCAGATCCCCGGAGAGCTGCACGAGGCGGCGTCGGTGGACGGCGCCAACGCGGTGCGGCGGTTCACCGCCGTGACGTTGCCCAGCCTGCGGCCGATCATCACGTCGATCACCTCGCTGAACTTCATCTGGAACTTCAACTCGTTCAGCCTCGTGTACGTGCTGACCGAGGGCGGGCCCGGGGGCAAGACCATGCTGCCGATGCTCTTCACCTACCTCGAGGCGTTCAAGAACCGGAACCTCGGGTACGCGGCCGCGATGGGTGTCGTGCTCGTCGTCGTCGTCGTCCTGCTCCTGTCGGCCTACCTCTGGTCGCAGTTCCGCGCCGAGAAGGAGCGCTGACATGCGAGCCGTCGTCAAGCCTGCGCAGTACCTCGCACTGTTCGCCTACATCGTCTTCCTGGGGTTCCCGCTGCTGTGGCTCATCTCGGCCTCGGTGAAGTCCTCGGGAGAGCTGAACTCGCTCACGGTGAACCTCATCCCGCGGAGCTTCCGCTGGGAGAACTTCACCGACGCGCTGGACCGGCAGGGTCTGGTCCGGTCCGCCGCCAACTCCATCGTCGTGGCGCTCATCTCCACCGGCCTCGTGGTCCTGATCGCCCTGCCGGCGGCCTATGCCCTCGCGCGGTTCCGGGGGTTGTTCCGCACGGTCGGGACCGGCTGGATCCTGGTCAGCCAGGTGTTCCCGGTGATCCTGATCATCCTGCCGCTGTTCCTGATCCTGCGGACGATCGGCCTGACCGACAGCCTCGTCGGCCTGACCCTCGTGCACACCACCTACACGCTGCCGTTCGCGTTGTGGATGCTGCAGGGCTACGTCGCCGCGATCCCCAACGAGCTCGAGGAGGCCGGCGCGATGGACGGTGCCGGCCGGCTGCGGGTCCTGCGCGACATCGTCTTCCCGCTCCTGATGCCGGGGATCGTCGCGACGGCGATGTTCGCCTTCGTCTCCTCCTGGAACGAGTTCTTCTTCGCCCTGGTCCTGCTGCAGTCCCCGGACAACTACACGCTCCCCATCACGCTCAAGATGTTCGTCGGCGGGGAGGGCAAGGTGGCCCTCGGTCCCCTTGCCGCGGGCTCCGTCCTCGCGGCGATCCCCAGCATCGTCTTCTTCTCGATCATGCAGAAGAAGCTCACCGGTGGCCTGCTCACCGGTGCTGTCAAAGGTTGACCCCATCCACCAGTCGAAAGGCGGGCGGCTCATGCACAAGCATGGCGCTTCCATCGCGGCAAGCCTCACGGTCGGCGTTCTCCTCCTCTCCGCCTGCGGCGGGGCAGGGGACGACGACGGCACCCCGACCGATCAGGAGACCGAGCAGGTCGCGGAGGCGACCGAGCCGATCACCCTGACCTTCCAGTCCCTCTCCGACCAGCCCGCGGCCATCGAGGCGACCGAGTCCGTCGTCGCGGCCTGGAACGAGGCCAACCCCGCGATCCAGGTCGAGATCGTGCCCGCCGGCTGGGACGGCATCTACGACAAGCTGATCACGCAGTTCAACGGTGGCGCAGCGCCGGACATCATCCACTACGAGGCCGCGAGCATCGTGCCGTTCGCCGTGGACGGGTACCTCGCGGACCTCTCGGAGTACATGTCGCCGGACTTCGTCGCCGACGTGCCCGAGGGGATCATGGAGTCGGTGACCGTCAACGACGAGGTCATCGCCTACCCGACCGAGCTGCAGTCCTACATGGTCTTCGCCAACAAGACCCTGCTCGACCAGGCAGGGGTCGAGATCCCCAGTGGCGAGACGATGTCCTGGGACGAGCTGCGGGAGATCGCCAAGTCGAGCACCGCCGGCGACGTCTACGGGCTGGGGTGGGGTCTGAAGAGCCCGACCGCCGCCTTCATGACGATGGCGCCGGCCTTCGGAGGCACGTTCTTCGAGGGCACCGGGGCCGACGCCGAGCTGGCCATCGGCGAGGGTGAGCTCGCGATCCCCGAGCTGGTCCAGGCGATGAACACCGAGGACGGCTCGATCCTGCCGGTGACCCTGACCCAGTCGGGCTCGGAGGTCCTGGCCTCGTTCTACGCCGGGGCGATCGCGATGACGATCCAGGGCTCCTACCAGGCTGCGAACATCGCCACGGACGCACCTGAGGGCTTCGACTGGATCGTGCTGCCCCCGCTCGAGGGCCCCGACGGTGCCGGTCAGGCCGCCAACCCGCAGACCCTCTCCGTCAACATCGACTCCGAGCACGTGGCGGAGTCGGCCGAGTTCCTGAACTTCTTCACCGAGGCGGAGAACCTCGCCGCCCTGAACGAGGCCGACGCCCTGATCCCGGCGTCGAGCTCCGCCCAGGACCTCATGGCCGAGAACCTCGCGGGTCAGCCCGGCTGGGACGTGGTGCTGTCGTCCGGCCAGTACATGACCGATGCGCCGTACCTCTTCGTCGACGCCTACGCCCAGTGGAAGGACACGGTCGCGACGCCCGCGTTCCAGCGGTTCCTCGCCGGCGAGATCGACGCCGACGGGCTGGCGGGCGCGCTGCAGGACGGCTGGGACGAGATCACCGGCTGACGCGACAAGGCTGGTGCCGGTCGCCGGCGGGTGCCTCGAGCACCCGTCGGCGGGCACCGGACACTCGGAACGACACCGACGGGCGGGGAGTGGACGTGGACTGGTTGCAGGACAGGTCAGTTGCTGTGATCACCGGGGCGGCAGTCGGCGACGCCCTCGGCGGAGCCACCGAGGGCTGGACACCGGAACAGATCGAGGAGCGTCACGGCGGGCGGGTCCGGGGCATCGTCGGCCCGTACCACCCCGACTGGCGTGACGCCCGGCCGATCGCGCCGTACCACAAGGGCGACGGGCACATCACGGACGACACCCTCATGACGCAGGCGCTGGTGGACGTCTACGCCAGCCGTCGCGAGCACCTCGACGCCTACGCCGTGGCGGACGATCTGGTCCCTCTCATGATCGGCGAGCCGCGGTGGATCCCAGAGCTCGAGGCCGATGCCCTGCTGCTCCAGCGCGTGTTCCTCGCCGAGAAGTGGCTCGTGGCGCGCCTGCACTACGGTCACGTCGACCCGCGCGAGGCCGGCGCCGGCAACATCGTCAACTGCGGTGCCGCCATGTACATGGCGCCTGTCGGGCTGGTCAACGCCGGCGACCACCGGGCCGCCTATGCCGAGGCCATCGACATCGCCGGAGCCCATCAGTCGAGCTACGGGCGGGAGGCCGCGGGGGTGTTCGCCGCCGCTGTCGCCGCCGCGGTCACCCCGGGTGCCACGGTGCCGGCCGTCCTGGCGGCCGTCCTCGAGGTCGCCCACGACGGCACGGCGGACGCCATCGGTGCCGTGGTCGACGCCCTGGCGGGGTGGTCCGCGGCCCCGGCGACCGATGAGCAGGAGCGCGAGCTGGCTCGGGTCGTCCGTGCGGCGGTGGCCCCGTACGACTCCGTGGGACCGGACTACCGGGCCATGTCGCGCGACGCCCGTCGCCCGTCCCGGACGAAGTCGATCGAGGAGCTCCCGGCTGCGCTCGGCCTCCTCATCGGACACCGCGGCGACTTCCGTGGCGCGGTCCTGGCCGCCGTCAACTACGGACGGGACGCCGACTCGATCGCGGTCATGGCGGGTGCGTTGGCCGCCGGGCTCGGCGGGAGCGCCGTGGTGCCGGCGGACTGGCTCGACGCGATCGAGACCGCCAGCAGGATGGACATCCGGGCCACCGGCCGACTGATGGGTCAGGCCGCGCAGGAGATTCTCGAAGGGGACCGCCGGTTCGCCCGGCAGCGGCTCGAGTCGCTGGCCGGCGTCCTTGACCCGCAGGGCAGGGTGGTGGGGTGAGACTCACCTGGGCGCAGCCCGAAGACCTCATCGCCCACGAGCTGGTCCAGTCTGCCGCCGAGGGCACCGACGTCGCCGACGTCGCGGCCCGGTGGGCGGCCGCCGGCGGGGACCTCCGGCCCGCGGCCGGTGGTGCCGGTGCGGCGCCCGCGACACCGGCGCTGCGGGCGCTGGCCCGCGAGCTCCTGACCGAGCTGCAGGGCCGGGCGGCGCCCGAGTCGCCCACCGAGCCCGACGACTGGTCGGCGATCTCCGCCCTCCTGCCGCCGGCACCCCGGATCCCGGCACCGGACGCATCGATGCTCGAGGCGCGGTTGCGTGGCGCGTGGACGGGGCGTGCGGCCGGTTGCCTGCTCGGCAAGCCGGTGGAGAAGATTCCCCGCAGGGGCATCGAGGAGATCCTGCGCGCGACCGACCGCTGGCCCCTCGACGGCTACTTCACGGCCGTCGGGCTGCCCGACGACGTCGCGGCGCGCTGGCCGTGGAACCGGCGCAGCGCACCGACGTCGCTGGTCGAGAACATCGACGGGATGCCCGAGGACGACGACCTCAACTTCGCGATCCTCGCGCTCGACCTGATCGAGGGCCGAGGGGTGGACTTCAGCACGGACGACGTCGCGACGGCCTGGCTCGACAACCTGCCCGCCGGCCGGGTCTTCACAGCCGAGCGGGCCGCCTACCGGAACATCCTCGACGCGCGGCCGGTCCCCGAGACCGCGACCCACCTCAACCCGTTCCGGGAGTGGATCGGCGCGCTGATCCGGGCGGACGTCCACGGCTGGGTCATGCCGGGCGATGTGCGCGGCGCCGCGCACCTGGCATGGAAGGACGCCCGACTCAGCCACACCCGCAACGGTCTGTACGGCGCGATGTGGGCGGCGGCCCTGTGCTCGGCCGCGCTGGTGTGCACGGACGTGGACGAGGTCCTGGATGCCGCGCAGACCGTGCTGCCGCCCGACAGCCGCCTCGCGGCGGCCGTCCGTCGCGGCAGGGAGGTCGCTGCGCAGCCCCAGGACGTCGCCGACGGCCTCGACACCCTGCACGCCGAGTACGGGCACCTGCACTGGGTGCACGTGATCAACAACGCCGCCGTCATCGCCTATGCGCTGGCCAGGGGCGGCGGCCGGTTCGGGCCGAGCGTGTCGGTCGCCGTGACCGCCGGGTGGGACACGGACTCCGCGGGGGCGACCGTCGGTTCGGTGGTGGGCGGGCTCCTCGGCGCCGAGGCCATCGGTCAGCGATGGACCGCGCCGCTGGACGGCCGGATCGCCACGTCCCTGCCCGGACCCGCCTGGCGCCCGATCGACGACCTGGCCTCGCGGACGCTCCGCCTGGCGCGCGGGGTGGCCCGATGAGCGGCCGGGTCGTCGTCGTGGGCAGCGCCAACATCGACCTGGTCGTGCCGGTACCGCGCCATCCCGGTGCCGGCGAGACGGTCCTGGGTGGGGACCTCACCCGCAGCCCGGGTGGCAAGGGTGCCAACCAGGCTGTCGCGGCCGCCCGTGCCGGCGGCGCCCGGACCACCCTCCTGGCGGCGATGGGCGACGACGACGCCGCCGAGCTCCTGCTCGGCTCGCTGGGTGCGGCCGGGGTCCGCACCGACCTCGTCACCCGGCTGGAGGTCCCGACCGGGACCGCGATGATCGGCGTCAGCCCCGACGGGGAGAACGCGATCGTCGTCGCAGCAGGTGCGAATGCCCGGCTCACCATCGGGCCGGTTGCCGCGCAGTGCCTCGGCGAGGCCGACGTCGTGCTCGTCCAGCTCGAGATCCCGGTCGAGACGGTCCTCGCCGCCGCGCGGGCCCGTCGTCCTGGAAGCGTGCTCGCGCTCAACGCCGCCCCGTCCCGTGAGCTCCCGTCGGAGCTCTGGGAGCAGGTCGACCTGCTCCTGGTCAACGAGCACGAGGCGCGCGACCTGGCCGGGGTCGACGGTCCGACCGACGAGCTCGCCGCCGTGCTCCTGCAGCGCGTGCCGACCGTCGTCATCACCCTCGGCGGCCGGGGCTGCGTCGTGGCCGAGCGCGGGCGGCCTCTCGTCGCCCTCGCGGCCCCGCCGGTGTCGCCGGTCGACACCACGGGTGCCGGTGACACATTCTGCGGCGTCCTCGCCGCCGCGCTCGCCGACGGCCGCGACCTGCTCGCGGCAGCCCGTCTCGCCTCGGCGGCGGGCGCGCTCGCGGTCACCGTACGCGGCGCGCAGGACGCCGTCCCGACCATGGCGCAGACCGCCGCGCTGGCCGTCGCAACCGTCGGTGCGGGCTGGGGGGATGCCCGATGACCTCCACCTTCGACCCCCTCCTGCCCCGGCCGATCGACCTGCCGACGTCCGTCCCGCTGGACCCCGGGGCCGACCTGACGGGCCTCGACGACGCGAAGATCCTCGCCGCCCCGCAGGACCCGGCCGCGTGGCCGGCGTGGCGCGAACGGCTCCATGCCTGGCGTGCGGACGCCCGACGCCGGCACCAGTACACCGACGAGACGTACCGACGGCCGGGTGGTGCGTGGGCGGCCCGGTGCTCGACCGTCGCCCAGGTCTGGTTGTGGGACGAGCTGCTGTACTCCTTCGAGGACGGCAGGTTCACGCCCGAGCGCTTCCTCGCCGACGCCCGCGACCGGTTCGGCGGCCTCGACGCCGTCGTCCTGTGGCACGCGTACCCGGTGATCGGCATCGACGAGCGCAACCAGTGGGACTTCTACCGGGACGTCCCCGGGATCGAGCGGCTCGTCGCGGACCTGCACGCCGCGGGCCTGCACGTCTTCGTCGACTACAACCCGTGGGACACCGGCACCCGCCGGGGTGAGGACGACCTCACGGAGCTCGCCGCGCTCGTTGCGGACCTGCCGGCCGACGGCGTGTTCCTCGACACGCTCAGGAAGGCCGAGCCCGAGCTCGTCACCCGGCTCGAGCGCGCCCGCCCGGGGATCGTGCTCGAAGGGGAGTCCAAGCTCGCCGTCGAACGCATCGTCGACCACGCGTCGTCCTGGGCCCAGTACTTCGCGGACAGCCCCGTACCGGGAGTCCTGCGCGCCCACTGGTACGAGCGCCGCCACATGCAGCACCACGTGCGTAGGTGGCACCGCGACCACTCCGCCGAGCTGCAGTCGGCGTGGATCAACGGCGTCGGGATCATGGTCTGGGAGGTGGTCTTCGGGGTGTGGGTGGGCTGGAGCCCGAGGGATGCTGCCACCCTGCGCCGGATGACCGCCGTCCAGCGGGCCGCCGGTGACCTGCTCCTGGAGGGTGCGTGGACGCCGCTCGCGGCACTGGCGCAGCGGGCCCATGACGCGGGCGTGTTCGCCTCCACGTTCGAGCGCGACGGCATCACCCTGTGGACCCTGATCAACCGCGGTCAGGCCGACTACACCGGTACCGTCGTCGACCAGGTGGCGGGCCGGCTCGTCGATCTCGACTCCGGTGCCGAGGTGCACGCCGCGGACGCGGTGACGGTAGCCGCCCGGGGGATCGGCGCCCTGGTCCAGCTCGCCCCCGGCGTGCCCGAACCGCGATGGCTGGCTGCACTGCGCACCTCGTTCCC from Cellulomonas sp. KRMCY2 includes:
- a CDS encoding ABC transporter substrate-binding protein, with the translated sequence MHKHGASIAASLTVGVLLLSACGGAGDDDGTPTDQETEQVAEATEPITLTFQSLSDQPAAIEATESVVAAWNEANPAIQVEIVPAGWDGIYDKLITQFNGGAAPDIIHYEAASIVPFAVDGYLADLSEYMSPDFVADVPEGIMESVTVNDEVIAYPTELQSYMVFANKTLLDQAGVEIPSGETMSWDELREIAKSSTAGDVYGLGWGLKSPTAAFMTMAPAFGGTFFEGTGADAELAIGEGELAIPELVQAMNTEDGSILPVTLTQSGSEVLASFYAGAIAMTIQGSYQAANIATDAPEGFDWIVLPPLEGPDGAGQAANPQTLSVNIDSEHVAESAEFLNFFTEAENLAALNEADALIPASSSAQDLMAENLAGQPGWDVVLSSGQYMTDAPYLFVDAYAQWKDTVATPAFQRFLAGEIDADGLAGALQDGWDEITG
- a CDS encoding ADP-ribosylglycohydrolase family protein, coding for MDWLQDRSVAVITGAAVGDALGGATEGWTPEQIEERHGGRVRGIVGPYHPDWRDARPIAPYHKGDGHITDDTLMTQALVDVYASRREHLDAYAVADDLVPLMIGEPRWIPELEADALLLQRVFLAEKWLVARLHYGHVDPREAGAGNIVNCGAAMYMAPVGLVNAGDHRAAYAEAIDIAGAHQSSYGREAAGVFAAAVAAAVTPGATVPAVLAAVLEVAHDGTADAIGAVVDALAGWSAAPATDEQERELARVVRAAVAPYDSVGPDYRAMSRDARRPSRTKSIEELPAALGLLIGHRGDFRGAVLAAVNYGRDADSIAVMAGALAAGLGGSAVVPADWLDAIETASRMDIRATGRLMGQAAQEILEGDRRFARQRLESLAGVLDPQGRVVG
- a CDS encoding ADP-ribosylglycohydrolase family protein, translated to MRLTWAQPEDLIAHELVQSAAEGTDVADVAARWAAAGGDLRPAAGGAGAAPATPALRALARELLTELQGRAAPESPTEPDDWSAISALLPPAPRIPAPDASMLEARLRGAWTGRAAGCLLGKPVEKIPRRGIEEILRATDRWPLDGYFTAVGLPDDVAARWPWNRRSAPTSLVENIDGMPEDDDLNFAILALDLIEGRGVDFSTDDVATAWLDNLPAGRVFTAERAAYRNILDARPVPETATHLNPFREWIGALIRADVHGWVMPGDVRGAAHLAWKDARLSHTRNGLYGAMWAAALCSAALVCTDVDEVLDAAQTVLPPDSRLAAAVRRGREVAAQPQDVADGLDTLHAEYGHLHWVHVINNAAVIAYALARGGGRFGPSVSVAVTAGWDTDSAGATVGSVVGGLLGAEAIGQRWTAPLDGRIATSLPGPAWRPIDDLASRTLRLARGVAR
- a CDS encoding ribokinase, encoding MSGRVVVVGSANIDLVVPVPRHPGAGETVLGGDLTRSPGGKGANQAVAAARAGGARTTLLAAMGDDDAAELLLGSLGAAGVRTDLVTRLEVPTGTAMIGVSPDGENAIVVAAGANARLTIGPVAAQCLGEADVVLVQLEIPVETVLAAARARRPGSVLALNAAPSRELPSELWEQVDLLLVNEHEARDLAGVDGPTDELAAVLLQRVPTVVITLGGRGCVVAERGRPLVALAAPPVSPVDTTGAGDTFCGVLAAALADGRDLLAAARLASAAGALAVTVRGAQDAVPTMAQTAALAVATVGAGWGDAR
- a CDS encoding SUMF1/EgtB/PvdO family nonheme iron enzyme: MTSTFDPLLPRPIDLPTSVPLDPGADLTGLDDAKILAAPQDPAAWPAWRERLHAWRADARRRHQYTDETYRRPGGAWAARCSTVAQVWLWDELLYSFEDGRFTPERFLADARDRFGGLDAVVLWHAYPVIGIDERNQWDFYRDVPGIERLVADLHAAGLHVFVDYNPWDTGTRRGEDDLTELAALVADLPADGVFLDTLRKAEPELVTRLERARPGIVLEGESKLAVERIVDHASSWAQYFADSPVPGVLRAHWYERRHMQHHVRRWHRDHSAELQSAWINGVGIMVWEVVFGVWVGWSPRDAATLRRMTAVQRAAGDLLLEGAWTPLAALAQRAHDAGVFASTFERDGITLWTLINRGQADYTGTVVDQVAGRLVDLDSGAEVHAADAVTVAARGIGALVQLAPGVPEPRWLAALRTSFPPQEADAAFPHRIAHRLAPDAPAPARPTDLPADIVLVPAGPYVLTVRYRARETGMYQGAPYVDEWKPLPPRLHDARTLQRDGVLDRPVAVAATEVTNAQFAAFLERTGYRPANQHRYLAHWVDGRPPAGRPDEPVTYVDLADARACCASLGGRLPTEDEWQLAGQTGRLRRGSPMVWDWTESEHSDGRTRFVMLKGGGDHRADGSDWYFDGGPQEADFSAKLLLPGLGLARSAGIGFRCCWTVGSAG